Proteins encoded by one window of Orbaceae bacterium BiB:
- the rpoB gene encoding DNA-directed RNA polymerase subunit beta, whose translation MVYSYTEKKRIRKNFGKRPQVLDIPYLLSIQLDSFQKFIDQDPEGQYGLEAAFRSIFPIKSYSGSAELQYVSFKMGEPVFDVKECQIRGITYSAPLRVKLRLVIYDKDAPEGTVKDIKEQDVYMGEIPLMTDNGTFVINGTERVIVSQLHRSPGVFFDSDKGKTHSSGKVLYNARIIPYRGSWLDFEFDPKDNLFARIDRRRKLPATIILRALGYETEQILDIFFEKTVFEVAKSKLKMDLVPERLRGETAIFDIESKGQIYVEKGRRITARHIRQLEKDNITKIDVPVEYIIGKVLAKNYVSDVTGNLIAPANTPISLELLAELTNAGHKKIETLFTNDLDHGSFISETLNVDPTHNQLDALVEIYRMMRPGEPPTKEAAELLFANLFFSEERYDLSAVGRMKFNRSLNREEIEGSGVLTNEDIIEVMKKLIGIRNGHGEVDDIDHLGNRRIRSVGEMAENQFRIGLVRVERAVKERLSLGDLDALMPQDMINAKPISAAIREFFGSSQLSQFMDQNNPLSEITHKRRISALGPGGLTRERAGFEVRDVHPTHYGRVCPIETPEGPNIGLINSLAVYARTNEYGFLETPYRKVVDGVVTDEINYLSAIDESSYVIAQANSNLDESGRFAEDLVTCRLNGESGLYTTEQIDYMDVSTQQIVSVGASLIPFLEHDDANRALMGANMQRQAVPTLKAEKPFVGTGMERAVAVDSGVTVVAKRGGTVQYVDASRIVINVNAEEMYSGEAGIDIYNLTKYTRSNQNTCINQIPCVELGEKVDHGDVLADGPSTDLGELALGQNMRVAFMPWNGYNFEDSILVSEKVVQDDRFTSIHIQELSCVSRDTKLGAEEITADIPNVGEAALSKLDESGVVYIGAEVKGGDILVGKVTPKGETQLTPEEKLLRAIFGEKASDVKDTSLRVPNGVSGTVIDVQVFIRDGVVKDKRALEIEDMHLKQAKKDLTEEFKILEAALFARVKDVLISGGIEASKLDLLSRDKWLTIGLSDEDKQEKIEELAAQYAEIKVDFDKKLEAKRMKITQGDDLQPGVLKIVKVYLAVKRQIQPGDKMAGRHGNKGVISKINPIEDMPYDEHGRPVDLVLNPLGVPSRMNIGQVLETHLGMAAKGIGQKIDTMLKEQQELAKLREFIQKAYDLGLGAAQEVNVAEFTDQEVMTLAQNLRNGMPLATPVFDGAKEAEIKSLLELGDLPTSGQITLFDGRTGEKFERPVTVGYMYMLKLNHLVDDKMHARSTGSYSLVTQQPLGGKAQFGGQRFGEMEVWALEAYGAAYTLQEMLTVKSDDVNGRTKMYKNIVDGDHSMEPAIPESFNVLLKEIRSLGINIELDEE comes from the coding sequence ATGGTTTACTCTTATACCGAGAAAAAACGAATTCGTAAGAATTTTGGTAAGCGTCCACAAGTGTTGGATATACCCTATCTTCTTTCTATTCAACTTGATTCGTTCCAAAAGTTTATTGACCAAGATCCAGAAGGTCAATATGGTTTAGAAGCCGCTTTTCGTTCAATCTTTCCTATAAAGAGTTATAGTGGTAGCGCAGAACTCCAATATGTCTCATTTAAAATGGGTGAACCTGTTTTTGATGTTAAAGAGTGTCAAATTAGAGGCATTACCTATTCTGCGCCATTACGTGTGAAATTGCGTTTAGTTATTTATGACAAAGATGCGCCAGAAGGCACCGTTAAAGACATCAAAGAACAAGATGTTTACATGGGTGAAATTCCATTAATGACGGACAATGGAACATTTGTTATTAACGGTACTGAGCGTGTAATTGTTTCTCAGTTGCATCGTAGTCCTGGTGTGTTTTTTGATAGCGATAAAGGTAAAACACATTCTTCAGGTAAAGTATTATATAATGCGAGAATTATTCCTTACCGTGGCTCTTGGCTAGATTTTGAGTTTGATCCAAAAGATAATCTATTTGCTCGTATTGACCGTCGACGTAAGCTTCCTGCTACGATCATTTTAAGAGCTTTAGGCTATGAAACTGAACAAATTTTAGATATTTTCTTTGAGAAAACAGTATTTGAAGTTGCGAAGTCTAAATTGAAAATGGATCTTGTGCCAGAGCGTTTACGTGGAGAAACGGCAATTTTTGATATTGAGTCAAAAGGTCAAATCTACGTTGAAAAAGGGCGTCGTATCACTGCAAGACATATTCGACAGTTAGAAAAAGATAACATTACTAAAATAGATGTACCTGTTGAGTATATTATTGGCAAAGTGCTAGCAAAAAATTATGTGAGTGATGTTACAGGTAATCTTATCGCTCCTGCTAATACTCCGATTTCACTAGAGTTACTGGCTGAGTTAACAAATGCTGGTCACAAAAAAATAGAAACATTGTTTACCAATGATTTGGATCATGGTTCATTTATTTCTGAAACTTTAAATGTTGATCCAACTCACAATCAGTTAGATGCACTGGTTGAAATTTATCGTATGATGCGTCCTGGTGAACCACCAACTAAAGAAGCTGCAGAGTTACTATTTGCTAACTTATTCTTCTCTGAAGAACGTTATGATTTATCGGCTGTAGGTCGTATGAAATTCAACCGTTCATTAAATCGTGAAGAGATTGAAGGTAGTGGCGTTTTAACCAATGAAGATATCATTGAAGTAATGAAAAAACTGATCGGTATCCGTAATGGTCATGGTGAAGTGGATGATATCGATCACTTAGGTAACCGTCGTATTCGAAGTGTTGGTGAGATGGCTGAAAACCAATTCCGTATTGGTTTAGTTCGAGTTGAGCGCGCAGTTAAAGAACGTTTATCATTAGGTGATCTTGATGCATTAATGCCACAAGATATGATCAATGCTAAACCAATTTCAGCGGCAATTCGTGAATTCTTTGGTTCAAGCCAGTTATCACAATTTATGGATCAAAATAATCCATTATCTGAAATTACTCATAAACGTCGTATCTCAGCGTTAGGTCCTGGTGGTTTAACTCGTGAACGAGCTGGTTTTGAGGTTCGAGACGTACATCCAACCCATTATGGTCGTGTATGTCCGATTGAAACGCCGGAAGGTCCAAATATCGGTTTGATTAACTCATTAGCGGTTTATGCACGAACTAATGAGTATGGTTTCCTAGAAACTCCATACCGAAAAGTAGTTGATGGCGTAGTAACTGATGAAATTAACTATTTATCAGCTATTGATGAGAGTTCCTATGTTATTGCACAGGCAAACTCAAACTTAGATGAGTCAGGTCGTTTTGCTGAAGATTTAGTGACTTGTCGTCTTAATGGTGAATCTGGTCTATATACTACTGAACAGATCGACTATATGGACGTTTCGACGCAGCAGATTGTATCTGTTGGTGCTTCATTAATTCCATTCCTTGAGCATGACGATGCTAACCGTGCTTTGATGGGTGCAAACATGCAACGTCAAGCAGTACCAACATTGAAAGCGGAAAAACCGTTTGTTGGTACAGGTATGGAACGAGCTGTAGCTGTTGACTCAGGGGTAACTGTTGTTGCTAAACGTGGTGGTACTGTTCAATATGTTGATGCTTCACGTATTGTAATTAATGTTAACGCTGAAGAGATGTATTCTGGCGAAGCGGGTATTGATATCTATAATTTGACTAAATATACGCGTTCAAACCAAAACACTTGTATCAATCAAATCCCTTGTGTTGAACTTGGTGAAAAAGTTGATCATGGTGATGTGTTAGCTGATGGTCCTTCAACCGATTTAGGTGAGTTGGCATTAGGTCAAAACATGCGCGTAGCATTTATGCCATGGAATGGTTATAACTTCGAAGACTCCATCTTAGTCTCAGAAAAAGTTGTTCAAGATGATCGTTTTACTTCGATTCATATTCAGGAATTATCTTGTGTCTCTCGTGATACCAAATTAGGTGCTGAAGAGATTACCGCTGATATTCCAAATGTGGGTGAAGCTGCACTATCTAAACTTGATGAATCTGGTGTCGTATACATCGGTGCTGAAGTTAAAGGTGGCGATATCTTAGTTGGTAAAGTAACACCGAAAGGCGAAACTCAGCTGACTCCAGAAGAAAAACTTTTACGCGCTATTTTTGGTGAAAAAGCGTCTGATGTTAAAGATACCTCATTACGTGTGCCAAATGGTGTTTCTGGTACTGTTATTGATGTTCAGGTCTTTATTCGTGATGGCGTAGTGAAAGATAAACGTGCGCTTGAAATCGAAGACATGCACTTAAAGCAAGCTAAAAAAGATTTGACTGAAGAGTTCAAAATTTTAGAAGCAGCATTATTTGCTCGAGTTAAAGATGTACTAATTTCTGGTGGTATTGAAGCGAGCAAATTAGATTTACTTTCTCGTGATAAATGGTTAACCATCGGTTTATCTGATGAAGATAAACAGGAAAAAATTGAAGAGTTAGCGGCTCAGTATGCTGAAATCAAAGTAGATTTTGACAAAAAACTTGAAGCGAAACGCATGAAGATCACCCAAGGTGATGATTTACAACCAGGCGTATTAAAAATCGTTAAAGTTTATTTAGCTGTTAAACGTCAAATTCAACCAGGTGATAAAATGGCTGGTCGTCATGGTAACAAAGGGGTTATCTCTAAAATTAACCCAATTGAAGATATGCCATATGATGAACATGGTCGTCCTGTTGACTTAGTTCTAAACCCACTAGGTGTTCCATCTCGTATGAACATCGGTCAGGTTTTAGAAACGCATTTAGGTATGGCTGCAAAAGGTATTGGTCAGAAAATTGACACCATGCTTAAAGAGCAACAAGAACTTGCTAAATTACGTGAATTTATTCAAAAAGCGTATGATCTTGGACTTGGTGCTGCTCAAGAAGTCAATGTTGCTGAGTTTACTGATCAAGAAGTCATGACTTTAGCACAGAACCTTCGTAATGGTATGCCGCTTGCAACGCCTGTATTTGATGGTGCGAAAGAAGCTGAAATCAAATCATTACTTGAATTAGGTGATTTACCAACATCTGGACAAATTACCTTATTTGATGGCCGTACGGGTGAAAAATTTGAGCGTCCAGTAACTGTTGGTTACATGTATATGTTAAAACTAAACCACTTAGTTGATGATAAAATGCATGCGCGTTCAACGGGTTCATATAGCTTGGTTACTCAGCAACCGCTTGGTGGTAAAGCTCAGTTCGGTGGTCAGCGATTCGGTGAGATGGAAGTATGGGCACTTGAAGCATATGGTGCAGCTTACACATTACAAGAGATGTTGACAGTTAAATCGGATGACGTAAACGGTCGTACGAAGATGTATAAAAATATTGTAGATGGTGATCACAGTATGGAACCTGCGATTCCAGAATCATTTAACGTATTGTTAAAAGAGATTCGTTCGCTTGGTATTAATATTGAATTAGATGAAGAGTAA
- the rplL gene encoding 50S ribosomal protein L7/L12, translating to MSITKEQILDAVAEMSVMDVVELVSMMEEKFGVSAAAAVAVAAAGPAEAVEEKTEFDVVLKDVGANKVAVIKAVRGATGLGLKEAKDLVESAPATVKEAASKADADALKKALEESGAVVELK from the coding sequence ATGTCTATCACTAAAGAACAAATTTTAGATGCTGTTGCTGAAATGTCTGTAATGGATGTTGTTGAACTAGTATCAATGATGGAAGAAAAATTTGGTGTATCAGCAGCGGCAGCAGTAGCTGTAGCAGCAGCTGGTCCAGCTGAAGCAGTTGAAGAAAAAACTGAATTCGACGTTGTATTAAAAGACGTTGGTGCTAACAAAGTAGCTGTAATCAAAGCAGTTCGTGGTGCAACTGGTTTAGGCTTAAAAGAAGCTAAAGATCTAGTTGAATCAGCTCCTGCAACTGTTAAAGAAGCAGCAAGCAAAGCTGATGCAGATGCACTTAAGAAAGCACTTGAAGAGTCTGGAGCAGTGGTCGAACTTAAATAA
- the rplJ gene encoding 50S ribosomal protein L10, which produces MALNLQDKQAIVAEVNEVAKGALSAVVADSRGVTVEKMTALRKSAREAGVYIRVVRNTLLRRVVEGTPYECLKDTFVGPTLIAFSNEHPGAAARIFKAFAKENDKFEIKAAAFEGELITAANIDRLATLPTYEEALARLMSTMKEAAAGKLVRTLAAVRDQKQEAA; this is translated from the coding sequence ATGGCATTAAATCTTCAAGATAAACAAGCAATTGTTGCTGAAGTTAACGAAGTTGCCAAAGGTGCGCTTTCTGCAGTTGTTGCGGATTCTCGTGGCGTTACTGTAGAAAAGATGACTGCATTACGTAAATCAGCTCGTGAAGCAGGCGTTTATATCCGTGTTGTTCGTAACACGCTATTACGTCGCGTAGTTGAGGGTACTCCTTATGAGTGCTTAAAAGATACGTTTGTTGGTCCAACTCTTATTGCATTTTCTAACGAGCACCCAGGTGCTGCTGCGCGAATTTTTAAAGCGTTTGCAAAAGAAAATGATAAATTTGAGATTAAAGCAGCGGCCTTTGAAGGTGAGTTAATTACTGCGGCGAATATCGACCGTTTAGCAACTTTACCGACTTACGAAGAAGCTTTAGCTCGCTTGATGTCGACCATGAAAGAAGCCGCAGCTGGCAAATTGGTTCGTACTCTTGCAGCGGTTCGCGATCAAAAACAAGAAGCTGCGTAA
- the rplA gene encoding 50S ribosomal protein L1: MAKLSKKAKLIREKVNATKQYEINEAIALLKELATAKFTESVDVAVNLGIDARKSDQNVRGAIVLPNGTGRSVRVAVFTQGANAEAAKAAGAELVGMDDLAEQIKKGEMNFDVVIASPDAMRIVGQLGQILGPRGLMPNPKVGTVTPNVAEAVKNAKAGQVRYRNDKNGIIHTTIGKVDFDGDKLKENLEALLVALKRAKPASSKGVFVKKVSLSTTMGAGVAIDQTSLSATV; the protein is encoded by the coding sequence ATGGCTAAACTATCTAAGAAAGCTAAACTTATCCGTGAAAAAGTTAATGCAACTAAACAGTATGAAATCAACGAAGCAATCGCACTATTAAAAGAATTAGCAACAGCTAAATTTACTGAAAGTGTTGATGTTGCTGTAAACCTAGGTATTGATGCTCGTAAATCAGACCAAAACGTACGTGGTGCAATTGTACTACCTAACGGTACTGGTCGTAGCGTGCGCGTAGCTGTGTTTACTCAAGGCGCAAATGCTGAAGCAGCTAAAGCAGCTGGTGCAGAATTAGTTGGTATGGATGACTTAGCAGAACAAATCAAAAAAGGTGAAATGAATTTTGATGTTGTTATTGCATCTCCAGACGCAATGCGTATTGTTGGTCAATTAGGTCAAATCCTTGGACCACGTGGTTTAATGCCTAACCCGAAAGTGGGTACTGTAACTCCAAACGTTGCAGAAGCAGTTAAAAATGCTAAAGCTGGTCAGGTTCGTTACCGTAATGATAAAAATGGTATTATCCATACTACTATCGGTAAAGTTGACTTTGATGGCGATAAATTAAAAGAAAACTTAGAAGCACTACTTGTTGCGTTAAAACGTGCAAAACCAGCGTCTTCTAAAGGTGTTTTTGTTAAGAAAGTTAGCTTGTCAACCACTATGGGTGCAGGCGTTGCTATCGACCAAACTAGTTTGAGTGCGACAGTATAG
- the rplK gene encoding 50S ribosomal protein L11 produces the protein MAKKVQAYIKLQVAAGAANPSPPVGPALGQHGVNIMEFCKAFNARTEGMEKGLPTPVVITVYSDRSFTFITKTPPAAVLLKKAAKIKSGSGEPNKKKVGKITSAQIREIAELKAADMNGATIETMMRSIEGTARSMGLEVEG, from the coding sequence ATGGCAAAGAAAGTTCAAGCCTACATCAAGTTGCAAGTAGCAGCTGGTGCAGCAAATCCTAGCCCACCAGTTGGTCCTGCTTTAGGTCAACACGGTGTGAATATCATGGAATTCTGTAAAGCATTTAATGCTAGAACAGAAGGTATGGAAAAAGGTTTACCAACTCCGGTTGTTATTACTGTTTATTCTGACCGTTCTTTCACTTTTATCACCAAAACTCCTCCTGCAGCTGTATTACTTAAAAAAGCAGCTAAAATCAAGTCTGGTTCTGGCGAACCTAACAAGAAGAAAGTAGGTAAAATTACTAGCGCACAAATTCGCGAAATCGCAGAATTAAAAGCAGCTGATATGAATGGTGCAACTATTGAGACTATGATGCGTTCTATTGAAGGAACAGCTCGCTCAATGGGTCTGGAAGTGGAGGGTTAA
- the ubiD gene encoding 4-hydroxy-3-polyprenylbenzoate decarboxylase produces the protein MKYTDFRDFITQLEEQGELKRISYPVDPYLEMTEISDRVLRSGGPALLFENPIGYDMPVLCNLFGTPKRVAMGMGQQDVSALRDIGHLLAFLREPEPPKGIRHFFADLPKYKQVLNMPVKQRSSAPCQDVVLKDDEVDLMQLPIMHCWPDDVAPLVTWGLTITKGPYKERQNLGVYRLQRLAKNKLIMRWLSHRGGAIDFQEWQKEHPGEKFPVVVALGADPATILGAVTPVPDTLSEYAFAGLLRGCKTEVVKALSCDLDVPATAEIVLEGYIDPNEIAAEGPYGDHTGYYNEVEQFAVFTITHLTRRKDAIYHSTHTGRPPDEPSVLGLALNEVFIPILQKQFPEIVDFYLPPEGCSYRVAVVTIKKRYAGHAKRVMMGVWSYLRQFMYTKFVIVCDDDINARDWKDVIWAISTRMDPKRDMTFIEHTPIDYLDFASPISGLGSKVGLDATSKWPGETNREWGRIIKKDPKVVAHIDEIWQQLGL, from the coding sequence GTGAAATATACCGATTTTAGAGATTTTATTACTCAGCTTGAAGAGCAGGGCGAATTAAAACGTATTAGCTATCCTGTCGATCCTTACTTAGAGATGACTGAAATTTCAGATCGCGTTTTGCGTAGTGGTGGACCTGCCTTATTATTTGAAAATCCAATTGGTTATGACATGCCCGTATTATGCAATCTATTTGGTACACCAAAACGTGTTGCGATGGGAATGGGGCAACAAGATGTGTCTGCATTGCGCGATATTGGACATTTGCTTGCATTCTTACGTGAACCTGAACCACCAAAAGGGATTCGTCATTTTTTTGCAGATTTACCGAAGTATAAACAAGTATTAAATATGCCTGTTAAGCAACGGTCTTCAGCTCCGTGTCAGGATGTCGTGTTGAAAGATGATGAAGTCGATTTAATGCAGCTTCCTATTATGCACTGTTGGCCTGATGATGTTGCGCCATTGGTAACATGGGGATTGACGATTACAAAAGGTCCTTATAAAGAACGACAAAATTTAGGTGTTTACCGTTTACAGCGATTAGCCAAAAATAAATTGATTATGCGTTGGTTATCTCATCGTGGTGGAGCGATTGATTTTCAAGAATGGCAAAAAGAGCATCCAGGTGAAAAATTTCCGGTCGTTGTGGCATTAGGTGCAGATCCTGCCACTATTTTAGGCGCAGTAACGCCTGTACCTGATACATTATCTGAATATGCTTTTGCTGGTTTACTTAGAGGTTGTAAAACCGAAGTTGTTAAAGCGTTGTCTTGCGATTTGGATGTGCCAGCAACGGCTGAGATTGTATTAGAAGGTTATATTGATCCAAATGAAATTGCAGCAGAAGGTCCTTATGGTGATCACACTGGTTACTATAATGAAGTAGAACAGTTTGCCGTTTTCACTATTACCCATTTGACGCGCCGCAAAGATGCTATCTATCATTCAACCCATACCGGGCGCCCACCTGATGAACCGTCGGTATTGGGATTAGCGCTGAATGAAGTCTTTATTCCTATTTTGCAAAAACAATTTCCTGAAATTGTTGATTTCTATCTTCCGCCTGAAGGTTGCTCATATCGGGTTGCCGTTGTGACAATTAAAAAACGCTATGCTGGACATGCTAAGCGGGTCATGATGGGAGTATGGTCGTATCTGAGACAATTTATGTATACCAAATTCGTTATTGTTTGTGATGATGATATTAATGCGCGAGATTGGAAAGATGTAATTTGGGCGATCTCTACACGGATGGATCCAAAACGTGATATGACATTTATTGAACATACTCCAATTGATTATCTTGATTTTGCTTCACCTATTTCTGGTTTAGGATCTAAGGTCGGATTGGATGCGACGTCAAAATGGCCAGGGGAAACCAATCGTGAATGGGGACGTATTATTAAAAAAGATCCAAAAGTCGTTGCTCATATTGATGAGATTTGGCAACAACTCGGCTTATAA
- a CDS encoding aminotransferase class I/II-fold pyridoxal phosphate-dependent enzyme, with protein MLANRLQHFSDSIIRRMTRIANKYNAINLSQGFPDFDPPKELIEALKQAADNGPHQYEITWGSVEFRQLLAKKQQKLMNIAINPDENVLVTCGSTEAMMCAVMTVCNPKDKVIIFSPFYENYGADAILSDAEPIYVPLIPPTFTFDKQQLRAAFEQGAKAMILCNPSNPCGKVFNREELEYIAQLAIEFNTYVITDEVYEHIIYAPYQHIYLASLPGMDKLTITCSSLSKTYSITGWRLGHIIADKHIIDGCKMIHDFLTVGAAAPLQKAACAGLAFNDDYYQQLAQTYSEKRKLFLAGLDDIGLSYYEPQGAYYVLVDISSFNPFATDIEFCEWLIKEVGVAAVPGSAFFKEKEYRYIRFHYAKKEQTLRSALSRLSTLKEKLPC; from the coding sequence ATGCTAGCAAATCGACTACAACATTTTTCTGATTCAATTATTCGTCGAATGACGCGCATTGCCAATAAATATAATGCGATTAATTTATCACAAGGCTTCCCGGATTTTGATCCGCCTAAAGAATTGATTGAAGCCTTAAAACAAGCTGCTGATAATGGTCCTCATCAGTATGAGATTACTTGGGGTTCTGTCGAATTTAGACAGTTACTGGCTAAAAAACAACAAAAATTGATGAATATTGCCATCAATCCAGATGAAAATGTACTGGTCACTTGTGGTAGTACCGAAGCGATGATGTGTGCTGTCATGACCGTATGTAATCCGAAAGATAAGGTTATTATTTTTTCACCATTTTATGAAAATTATGGTGCTGATGCGATTTTATCTGATGCAGAACCCATTTATGTACCTTTAATTCCACCAACATTTACCTTCGATAAACAACAGCTTAGGGCTGCGTTTGAGCAAGGTGCTAAAGCGATGATCTTATGTAACCCAAGTAATCCTTGTGGTAAGGTATTTAATCGAGAAGAACTAGAATACATTGCGCAATTAGCAATCGAGTTCAACACTTATGTCATTACCGATGAAGTGTATGAACATATCATTTATGCACCTTATCAACATATCTATTTAGCAAGTCTACCGGGAATGGACAAACTAACCATTACCTGTAGCTCGCTTTCTAAAACATACTCAATCACGGGTTGGCGATTAGGTCATATTATTGCGGATAAACATATTATCGATGGTTGTAAAATGATTCATGATTTTTTAACTGTCGGTGCCGCAGCGCCACTGCAAAAAGCAGCTTGTGCAGGACTCGCATTTAATGATGACTATTATCAACAATTAGCCCAAACTTATAGTGAAAAACGTAAACTATTTTTAGCTGGCTTAGATGATATAGGCTTAAGTTATTATGAACCTCAAGGTGCTTATTATGTGCTGGTTGATATTTCATCCTTTAACCCTTTTGCAACAGATATTGAATTTTGTGAATGGTTAATCAAAGAAGTCGGCGTGGCCGCAGTACCAGGTTCGGCGTTTTTTAAAGAAAAAGAGTATCGCTATATTCGCTTTCATTATGCTAAAAAAGAACAAACGTTACGCTCGGCATTGAGTCGTTTATCTACCCTAAAGGAAAAATTACCATGTTAA
- a CDS encoding MetQ/NlpA family ABC transporter substrate-binding protein: MLKKIISVGLALLFTAFTLTGCGDNKDSHTLTVGVAAGPYGDMFKKAIAPGLEKKGYTIEIREFSDYVQPNIALANHEIDINLFQHLSYLNNFKQARNLDLTAVAFVPTAGAGIFSNKITDFSQLKPGDQVTISNDVTNEARALRILQAAGLIKLNPAINPNDVMPKDIIENPYQLVIVPIEAPQTPRALDSAVLSVVNGNYAIGAGLDLSTALYTETLDKDLKNVIVIRTSDIDTLGKDIVEVVTSDDFNRVIDNKDDIFYSFQKPDYQLYQLAN; the protein is encoded by the coding sequence ATGTTAAAAAAGATTATTAGTGTTGGCTTAGCACTACTTTTTACCGCTTTTACCCTAACCGGATGTGGTGACAATAAAGATAGTCATACATTAACAGTAGGCGTTGCTGCTGGTCCATATGGCGATATGTTCAAAAAAGCAATTGCGCCTGGTTTAGAGAAAAAAGGTTACACAATTGAGATTCGTGAATTTAGCGATTATGTCCAACCAAACATTGCCCTTGCTAACCATGAAATTGATATTAACTTATTTCAGCACCTATCTTACTTAAATAACTTTAAGCAGGCCAGAAACTTAGACTTAACAGCGGTGGCTTTTGTACCAACAGCTGGCGCTGGGATTTTTTCAAACAAAATCACTGATTTTTCACAGTTAAAACCCGGTGATCAAGTCACAATATCTAACGATGTGACAAACGAAGCAAGAGCTTTAAGAATCCTACAAGCTGCGGGACTAATTAAACTTAACCCAGCAATTAATCCAAATGATGTAATGCCAAAAGATATCATTGAAAACCCTTATCAATTAGTTATTGTGCCAATTGAAGCGCCACAGACACCACGCGCGCTCGACAGTGCTGTATTATCAGTCGTCAATGGTAACTATGCTATTGGTGCAGGTCTGGATTTATCGACGGCGCTATATACCGAAACATTAGATAAAGACCTAAAAAATGTCATCGTTATTCGTACTAGCGATATAGATACATTAGGTAAAGATATTGTTGAGGTTGTTACATCTGATGATTTCAATCGGGTTATTGATAATAAAGACGATATTTTCTATAGCTTTCAAAAACCAGATTATCAGCTATATCAATTAGCAAATTAG
- a CDS encoding ATP-binding cassette domain-containing protein, producing MNIPLIRVKNVSVSFSAKGQTIDAVKNVSFDVNEGEIFGIIGSSGAGKSTLVRTLNRLTDPSTGDIYVNGQNIRYLSGSSLQSFRFQVGMIFQNFNLASSKTVYENIAFVLKAAGKKGEQVKKRVMELLQLVDLSNKANAYPSELSGGQKQRVGIARALANNARILLCDEATSALDPQTTTSILELLKKLNREFKITIVLITHEIDVVKKICHRVAVMSKGEIIELNNTFDMFAGPQKTFTQSFLNINESTTLPDIVKNNVKGQLFRLRYISENATQPVLFESAKASHVTFNILHGFIEYFNDKALGTLVVELSGEPKNIQMLVELLKKHHVIVEDIK from the coding sequence ATGAATATCCCACTTATTCGCGTAAAAAATGTATCAGTCTCCTTCTCCGCTAAAGGTCAAACGATTGATGCTGTAAAAAACGTCTCTTTCGATGTTAATGAAGGAGAAATCTTTGGTATTATTGGTTCTAGTGGTGCAGGTAAAAGTACGTTAGTAAGAACATTAAATCGTCTTACTGATCCCTCAACCGGTGATATCTATGTTAATGGTCAAAATATCCGTTATCTATCTGGTTCAAGCTTACAATCTTTCCGCTTTCAAGTGGGGATGATTTTTCAAAATTTTAATTTAGCCTCCTCTAAAACTGTTTACGAAAATATTGCTTTTGTCTTAAAAGCAGCTGGGAAAAAAGGTGAACAAGTCAAAAAAAGAGTGATGGAGTTACTACAACTCGTGGATTTGAGTAATAAAGCGAATGCTTATCCCTCAGAACTTAGTGGCGGGCAAAAACAACGAGTCGGAATCGCAAGAGCACTTGCCAATAATGCCAGAATATTGTTATGTGATGAAGCGACTAGTGCGCTCGACCCACAAACCACAACATCCATATTGGAGTTACTAAAAAAACTCAATCGCGAATTTAAAATCACAATAGTCTTAATCACTCATGAAATTGATGTTGTCAAAAAAATCTGCCACCGTGTTGCCGTCATGTCGAAAGGTGAAATTATTGAATTAAATAACACCTTTGATATGTTTGCTGGCCCGCAAAAAACATTTACGCAATCATTCCTCAATATTAATGAATCAACAACCTTACCAGATATTGTAAAAAATAATGTTAAAGGTCAATTATTTAGACTTCGCTATATCAGTGAAAATGCAACTCAGCCGGTTTTATTTGAATCCGCTAAAGCAAGCCATGTAACATTTAACATACTGCACGGTTTTATTGAGTATTTTAATGATAAAGCTTTAGGTACTTTAGTTGTTGAATTAAGTGGCGAGCCTAAAAATATTCAAATGCTAGTTGAACTACTTAAAAAGCACCACGTAATAGTGGAGGATATAAAATGA